A portion of the Malania oleifera isolate guangnan ecotype guangnan chromosome 3, ASM2987363v1, whole genome shotgun sequence genome contains these proteins:
- the LOC131152148 gene encoding RNA-binding protein involved in heterochromatin assembly dri1-like → MHHTIPQLQINSLFHSLISLQLDHLTRVKMSMSRPGDWNCRSCQHLNFQRRESCQRCGEPRSGGGSDYGGFTGGRGGSSSFGFAGPDVRPGDWYCAVANCGAHNFASRSTCFKCNAFKDVDSSSSYDAEGSRTRGFGFGGFGGGRSSWKSGDWICSRPGCNEHNFASRTECFRCNAPRDSASKSSF, encoded by the exons ATGCACCACACCATCCCTCAACTACAAATTAATTCTCTCTTCCATTCTCTCATCTCACTTCAGCTAGATCATCTGACTAG GGTAAAAATGAGCATGAGCAGACCAGGAGACTGGAACTGCAGGTCCTGCCAGCACCTCAACTTCCAGAGGAGGGAGTCGTGCCAGAGGTGCGGGGAGCCCAGATCCGGCGGCGGCTCCGACTACGGCGGTTTCACCGGAGGCCGAGGAGGGAGCTCTTCCTTCGGTTTCGCGGGCCCTGACGTCAGGCCCGGTGACTGGTACTGCGCCGTCGCCAACTGTGGCGCCCACAATTTCGCCAGCCGCTCCACCTGCTTCAAGTGCAACGCCTTCAAGGACGTAGACTCCTCCTCCTCCTACGACGCTGAGGGTTCTCGCACCAGAGGTTTTGGCTTTGGCGGCTTCGGCGGGGGCCGCTCTAGCTGGAAATCCGGTGACTGGATTTGCAGCAG GCCAGGATGCAACGAACACAACTTCGCCAGCAGGACAGAATGTTTCAGGTGCAATGCCCCAAGGGACTCTGCCTCCAAGTCTTCCTTTTAA